One Algibacter sp. L3A6 genomic region harbors:
- a CDS encoding acetate/propionate family kinase, with the protein MQVLVLNSGSSSLKFQLFSMPAETILCSGLIERIGMDDAKFIYKTEKDTIEHVTAIYNHKQGLELLSHQLLDSETGIIKSASDIDIVGHRVVQGGARFKETTEINQWAKDNIKDLFSLAPLHNPAHFEGIEVAEAIFPSAKQVAVFDTAFHQSIPEHAYRYAIPNNLLTEHKIRMYGFHGTSHKYVSEQAIHYLGQKESKIISIHLGNGCSITAIKNGKAVDHSMGLTPLDGLIMGTRSGDIDPSVIFHLANKLNYSLDEINTLLQKKSGMLGLTGFSDLREIETEAAKGNRDCLLALQMNTYRIKKYIGSYAAVLNGLDAIVFTAGIGENSELMRKMVCEDLDFLGINLDTEKNKERSKLLRAVNTIESKVKILIIPTNEELEIAKQSVQLFEN; encoded by the coding sequence ATGCAAGTACTCGTTTTAAACTCTGGAAGTTCATCTCTAAAATTTCAATTATTTTCAATGCCAGCCGAAACTATTTTATGTTCAGGTTTAATTGAACGTATTGGAATGGACGATGCGAAATTTATTTACAAAACTGAAAAAGATACCATTGAGCACGTCACTGCTATTTACAACCATAAACAAGGATTGGAACTACTATCTCATCAACTTTTAGATAGTGAAACTGGCATCATTAAATCGGCTTCAGATATTGATATTGTTGGGCACCGTGTAGTACAAGGCGGTGCTAGATTTAAAGAAACCACCGAAATTAACCAATGGGCAAAAGACAATATAAAAGACCTCTTCAGCTTAGCACCTTTACACAATCCTGCACATTTTGAAGGTATTGAAGTGGCCGAAGCTATTTTCCCTTCAGCTAAGCAAGTCGCGGTTTTCGATACGGCATTCCACCAATCTATACCAGAGCATGCTTATAGATATGCTATACCGAATAATCTTTTAACCGAGCATAAAATTAGAATGTATGGTTTTCATGGTACTAGTCATAAATACGTATCAGAACAAGCTATTCATTATTTAGGTCAAAAAGAATCTAAAATAATTTCAATTCACTTAGGCAATGGTTGCAGTATAACAGCCATTAAAAACGGAAAAGCTGTAGATCACTCTATGGGCTTAACACCTTTAGACGGATTAATTATGGGTACAAGAAGTGGTGATATCGATCCTTCTGTAATTTTTCATTTGGCAAATAAATTAAACTACTCTTTAGATGAAATTAATACCCTTTTACAAAAGAAAAGCGGTATGCTTGGCTTAACAGGTTTTAGCGACTTAAGAGAAATAGAAACTGAAGCCGCCAAAGGCAATAGAGATTGCTTACTGGCTCTACAAATGAACACTTACCGCATTAAAAAATACATTGGTAGTTACGCCGCAGTTTTAAACGGATTGGACGCCATTGTTTTTACCGCAGGCATAGGAGAAAATTCAGAATTAATGCGAAAAATGGTTTGTGAAGATTTAGATTTTCTAGGCATTAATTTAGATACAGAAAAAAACAAAGAAAGATCTAAACTATTAAGAGCCGTAAATACTATTGAATCTAAGGTAAAAATATTAATTATTCCAACCAATGAAGAGTTAGAAATAGCGAAACAATCGGTTCAATTATTCGAGAATTAA
- a CDS encoding head GIN domain-containing protein, giving the protein MKKLIYIFVFSLVFACDSENAGDCFQKTGAIIQQEFSVDVFTKILVNRDIELIITDGETQKVTVETGENLMNDVEAIVVDGKLTLTDNNTCNYVRDYGITKVYVTAPNITEIRSSTQYTVSSNGVLSYPSLSILSEDFGAEDSFTNGNFDLEIDNTSFSLVFNNLSNCFVSGKTENLRITFAAGTSRFEGRDLIAQFVSVSNRSSNDMVVNPQQSLTGKISGPGDVISVNTPDIITVEELYTGRLILE; this is encoded by the coding sequence ATGAAAAAGTTAATATATATATTCGTTTTTAGCCTTGTTTTTGCTTGTGATAGTGAAAATGCGGGCGATTGTTTTCAGAAAACAGGAGCTATAATACAGCAAGAATTTAGTGTTGATGTTTTTACTAAAATATTAGTAAATCGGGATATTGAATTAATAATTACCGATGGTGAAACTCAGAAGGTGACTGTTGAAACTGGTGAGAATTTAATGAATGATGTTGAAGCTATTGTAGTCGATGGTAAATTGACATTAACCGATAATAATACTTGCAATTATGTGCGTGATTATGGTATTACTAAAGTTTATGTAACAGCGCCTAATATTACCGAAATTAGAAGTTCTACGCAATACACCGTTAGTTCTAATGGTGTTTTAAGCTATCCAAGTTTGTCAATTTTATCAGAGGATTTTGGAGCAGAAGATTCGTTTACTAATGGTAACTTTGATTTAGAAATTGATAACACGAGTTTTTCTCTTGTTTTTAATAACCTCTCCAATTGTTTTGTTTCTGGTAAAACTGAAAATTTACGCATTACTTTCGCAGCAGGAACGTCTCGTTTTGAAGGTCGAGATTTAATAGCGCAATTTGTTAGTGTATCAAATAGAAGTTCTAACGATATGGTTGTAAATCCACAGCAATCCCTTACGGGGAAAATTTCTGGACCCGGAGATGTTATTTCGGTTAATACTCCAGATATTATTACTGTGGAAGAACTTTATACAGGTCGATTAATTCTCGAATAA
- a CDS encoding acyloxyacyl hydrolase, giving the protein MKLLYTCIFCVLFFNGFSQDKTHTSYLDLSYFKGNIALHNNDILHLIKGHPEGYLLSWNKKTYGFNDWEQRFNYPDYGVTYAYQNMKNDVLGNVTSLYAHFNFYFFNRNLQFRIGQGMGYTETPYDKVDNYRNIAYGSKLMSSTMVMLNYKKERIFDRFGLIAGFSLIHYSNANVKAPNASTNTLALNVGLTYNLDKKELEYQHTLADNDRQFTQPIKYNFVFRSGVNESDIVDSGQYAFYVLSAYADKRINRKSALQFGADVFFSNFLKELIYYRSVAFPELDVSGDEDYKRVGFFVGHELFINRTSLLTQFGYYVYYPYDFEGQTYLRIGLKRYVGKQRKWFGAMTLKSHGAKAEAVEFGIGVRL; this is encoded by the coding sequence ATGAAATTACTTTATACCTGCATATTTTGTGTCCTATTTTTTAATGGATTTTCACAAGATAAAACACATACATCTTACCTCGATTTAAGTTATTTTAAGGGTAATATTGCGCTTCATAATAATGATATACTTCATTTAATTAAAGGACATCCGGAAGGTTATCTTTTAAGTTGGAACAAAAAAACATACGGTTTTAACGATTGGGAACAACGTTTTAATTATCCGGATTATGGTGTTACTTATGCTTATCAAAACATGAAAAATGATGTTTTGGGTAATGTAACATCGCTCTATGCGCATTTTAATTTCTACTTTTTTAATAGAAATCTGCAATTTAGAATTGGGCAAGGTATGGGGTATACTGAAACGCCTTATGATAAGGTTGATAATTATAGAAATATTGCCTACGGTTCTAAATTAATGAGTAGCACCATGGTGATGCTTAACTATAAAAAAGAACGCATTTTTGATCGCTTTGGTTTAATAGCTGGTTTTTCTTTAATACATTATTCTAATGCCAATGTTAAAGCACCTAATGCGAGTACAAATACTTTAGCGCTTAATGTTGGGTTAACCTATAATTTAGATAAAAAAGAGTTAGAGTATCAACATACCTTAGCCGATAATGACAGACAATTTACACAGCCTATAAAGTATAATTTTGTTTTTAGATCCGGTGTAAACGAAAGTGATATTGTAGATAGTGGTCAGTATGCGTTTTACGTACTTTCTGCTTATGCCGATAAACGTATTAACCGTAAAAGTGCGTTGCAATTTGGTGCCGATGTTTTCTTTTCTAATTTTTTAAAAGAACTTATTTATTACCGAAGTGTTGCTTTTCCAGAGTTAGATGTATCTGGTGACGAAGACTATAAGCGTGTTGGTTTTTTTGTAGGGCATGAGTTGTTTATTAATAGAACCTCATTGCTTACCCAGTTTGGATATTATGTCTATTATCCATACGATTTTGAAGGCCAAACGTATTTAAGAATTGGTTTAAAACGTTACGTTGGTAAACAGCGAAAATGGTTTGGAGCCATGACCTTGAAGTCTCACGGAGCTAAAGCGGAAGCTGTTGAATTTGGAATTGGTGTTCGATTATGA
- the metF gene encoding methylenetetrahydrofolate reductase [NAD(P)H] → MKVTDHIKQANGKTLFSFEVIPPKKGTNIQDLYNNIDPLMEFNPPFIDVTTSREEYVYIDKGNGLLDKRITRMRPGTVGICASIMHKYQVDAIPHLLCGGFTKEETEYVLVDCHYLGLDNVMALRGDSMKDEPYFKPVAGGNAFASDLVQQIANLNKGQYLHDDFKVEHNSDFCIGVAGYPEKHMEAPSLVNDLRRLKEKVDAGADYVVTQMFFDNNKYFEFVDKAREAGINVPIIPGIKPIAVKRHLQILPQVFKIDLPQNLIDAVEGCKDNKAVRQVGIEFAIQQSKELKEAGVPVLHYYSMGKSDNVKAIAEALF, encoded by the coding sequence ATGAAAGTAACAGACCATATTAAACAAGCCAACGGAAAAACGTTGTTTTCTTTTGAGGTAATTCCGCCAAAGAAAGGTACAAATATTCAGGATTTATATAATAATATCGATCCTTTAATGGAGTTTAATCCACCATTTATTGATGTTACCACATCTCGTGAGGAGTATGTGTATATTGATAAAGGCAATGGTTTGTTGGATAAGCGTATTACACGTATGCGCCCTGGTACGGTGGGTATTTGTGCGTCTATTATGCATAAATATCAGGTAGATGCTATTCCACATTTATTGTGTGGTGGTTTTACAAAAGAAGAAACTGAATATGTTTTGGTAGATTGCCACTATTTAGGTCTGGATAATGTAATGGCTTTGCGTGGTGACTCGATGAAAGATGAGCCATATTTTAAGCCTGTAGCGGGAGGGAATGCATTTGCGAGCGACTTGGTGCAACAAATTGCAAACCTTAATAAAGGTCAATATTTGCACGATGATTTTAAGGTTGAGCATAATTCGGACTTTTGTATTGGTGTGGCCGGTTACCCAGAGAAACACATGGAAGCGCCATCGCTGGTTAACGATTTACGTCGTTTAAAAGAGAAGGTAGATGCTGGTGCCGATTATGTGGTTACCCAGATGTTTTTTGATAATAATAAATATTTTGAATTTGTAGATAAGGCTAGAGAAGCTGGGATTAATGTGCCTATTATTCCGGGAATTAAACCTATAGCTGTTAAAAGGCATTTACAAATTTTACCTCAGGTTTTTAAAATTGATTTACCTCAAAATTTAATCGATGCTGTTGAAGGTTGTAAGGATAATAAAGCCGTTAGACAAGTAGGTATTGAATTTGCTATACAGCAATCTAAAGAGTTGAAGGAGGCAGGTGTACCTGTATTGCATTATTACTCTATGGGGAAAAGTGATAACGTTAAGGCTATTGCCGAAGCTTTGTTTTAG
- the metH gene encoding methionine synthase — MKIKQSKYMKLSGLEPLVLSENTNFINVGERTNVAGSRKFLRLINEEKFDEALDIARHQVDGGAQIIDINMDDGLIDGKASMVRFLNLIAAEPDICRVPIMIDSSKWEIINAGLQVVQGKCVVNSISLKEGEENFIWQAKQIKRYGAAVIVMAFDEVGQADTYQRRIEIAERSYRVLVDKVGFASEDIIFDLNIFPVATGMDEHRRNAIDFIEATRWVRQNLENVSVSGGVSNVSFSFRGNNGVREAMHSVFLYYAIQAGMNMGIVNPALLEIYDDIPKDLLEHVEDVILDRREDATERLLDFAETVKGSKVEKGVDLSWRENPVQERITHALVKGIDAFIIEDVEIARQEAAKPIEVIEGHLMIGMNVVGDLFGAGKMFLPQVVKSARVMKKAVGYLNPFIEEEKGDKQEPVGKILMATVKGDVHDIGKNIVSVVLACNNYEIVDLGVMVPPEKIIEMAISERVDAIGLSGLITPSLDEMVYLAKEMQLQNFEVPLLIGGATTSKAHTAVKIDTQYKNAVVHVNDASRAVTVVGDLLNKKTNNAYVAKLKADYDDFRNKFLKRGKEKSYISIEEARKRKYKIDWETSNISKPRELGVQILKQLSLKELEPFIDWSPFFRSWDLHGKFPDILTDEVVGEQATIMYAEAQEMIKEIIAKQLLKPKAVFGLFEANTINDDDISVQKNGKEIAIFRTLRQQLKKREGIPNHALSDFIAPKESGRTDYMGAFCVAIFGAQELADSYRAKDDDYNGIMAQAIADRFAEAFAEYLHKKIRLTHWGYAADEDLSNTDLIKESYKGIRPAPGYPACPDHLEKETIWELLEVEKLIGVTLTESLAMWPAAAVSGYYFGNPEAKYFGLGKITDDQLTDYSERKGIDKKTARKWLHPNLAEE; from the coding sequence ATGAAGATAAAGCAATCAAAATACATGAAATTGTCTGGTTTAGAACCTTTAGTTCTAAGCGAAAACACCAATTTTATAAATGTAGGAGAACGTACTAATGTAGCGGGGTCTCGTAAGTTTTTACGATTAATTAATGAAGAGAAGTTCGATGAAGCTTTGGATATTGCACGTCACCAAGTAGATGGTGGAGCGCAAATTATCGACATTAATATGGACGACGGACTTATTGATGGTAAAGCATCGATGGTGCGCTTTTTAAACCTTATTGCTGCCGAACCAGATATTTGCCGTGTGCCTATCATGATTGATAGTTCTAAGTGGGAAATTATCAATGCTGGTTTGCAAGTTGTGCAAGGAAAGTGTGTGGTGAATTCTATTTCCTTAAAGGAAGGTGAAGAAAACTTTATTTGGCAAGCCAAGCAAATTAAACGCTATGGTGCCGCAGTTATTGTTATGGCTTTTGATGAAGTTGGGCAAGCGGATACATACCAAAGAAGAATTGAAATTGCTGAACGTTCATACCGTGTTTTAGTTGATAAAGTGGGGTTTGCTTCGGAAGATATTATTTTCGATTTAAATATATTTCCGGTAGCAACCGGAATGGACGAACACCGAAGAAATGCTATCGATTTTATCGAAGCAACACGTTGGGTACGTCAAAATTTAGAAAATGTAAGTGTAAGTGGAGGTGTGAGTAACGTATCGTTTTCTTTTAGAGGAAACAATGGTGTTCGAGAAGCTATGCACTCAGTGTTTTTGTATTATGCCATCCAGGCGGGTATGAATATGGGTATTGTAAATCCTGCGCTTTTAGAGATTTATGATGATATTCCAAAGGATTTATTAGAGCACGTTGAAGATGTTATTTTAGACAGAAGAGAAGATGCTACCGAACGTTTGTTAGACTTTGCAGAAACAGTAAAAGGTTCTAAAGTTGAAAAAGGTGTCGATTTATCTTGGCGAGAAAACCCAGTACAAGAGCGTATAACGCATGCTTTAGTAAAAGGTATTGATGCCTTTATTATTGAAGATGTTGAAATAGCAAGACAAGAAGCCGCAAAACCTATTGAAGTTATCGAAGGTCATTTAATGATCGGGATGAACGTGGTTGGAGATTTATTCGGAGCAGGTAAAATGTTTTTACCTCAGGTGGTAAAATCGGCGCGTGTAATGAAAAAAGCCGTTGGTTACTTAAACCCGTTTATTGAAGAAGAAAAAGGAGATAAACAAGAACCTGTTGGGAAAATATTAATGGCTACCGTAAAAGGTGATGTGCACGATATTGGTAAAAATATTGTAAGTGTTGTTTTAGCTTGTAATAACTACGAAATTGTAGATTTAGGAGTTATGGTGCCGCCAGAAAAAATTATAGAAATGGCCATCAGCGAACGTGTTGATGCTATTGGTTTATCAGGGTTAATTACGCCATCATTAGACGAAATGGTGTATTTGGCTAAAGAAATGCAACTTCAAAATTTTGAAGTGCCTTTACTTATTGGTGGTGCAACAACATCTAAAGCACATACAGCTGTAAAAATCGATACACAGTATAAAAACGCAGTGGTGCATGTTAATGATGCATCTCGTGCGGTTACCGTGGTTGGAGATTTATTAAACAAGAAAACCAACAATGCTTACGTAGCGAAGTTAAAAGCCGATTATGATGATTTTAGAAACAAGTTTTTAAAGCGTGGTAAAGAGAAATCTTATATTTCTATTGAAGAAGCTAGAAAAAGAAAATATAAAATAGACTGGGAAACGTCTAATATTTCTAAACCGAGAGAATTAGGTGTGCAAATTTTAAAACAGTTAAGTTTAAAAGAACTAGAACCGTTTATAGATTGGAGTCCGTTTTTTAGAAGTTGGGATTTACACGGGAAATTCCCCGATATTTTGACCGATGAGGTTGTGGGAGAACAAGCTACTATTATGTATGCTGAAGCTCAGGAGATGATTAAAGAAATTATTGCCAAGCAACTTTTAAAGCCAAAAGCTGTTTTTGGTTTGTTTGAAGCTAATACTATTAACGATGATGATATTTCGGTTCAGAAAAACGGAAAGGAAATCGCGATTTTTAGAACCTTGCGTCAGCAATTAAAAAAACGTGAAGGGATTCCAAATCATGCATTATCTGATTTTATAGCTCCTAAAGAATCTGGTAGAACGGATTATATGGGCGCATTCTGTGTTGCTATTTTTGGCGCTCAAGAATTAGCCGATAGTTATAGAGCTAAGGATGATGATTATAATGGTATTATGGCACAGGCTATTGCTGATAGATTTGCTGAAGCTTTTGCTGAATATTTACACAAGAAAATAAGATTAACACATTGGGGTTACGCTGCCGATGAAGATTTAAGTAACACCGATTTAATTAAGGAAAGTTATAAAGGTATTCGTCCGGCTCCAGGATATCCTGCATGTCCTGATCATTTAGAAAAGGAAACAATTTGGGAATTGCTAGAGGTTGAAAAACTAATTGGTGTAACCTTAACAGAAAGTTTAGCGATGTGGCCAGCTGCTGCAGTTTCGGGGTATTACTTCGGTAATCCAGAAGCGAAGTATTTTGGTTTAGGGAAAATAACTGACGATCAGTTAACTGATTATTCTGAACGTAAAGGCATCGATAAGAAAACAGCTAGAAAATGGTTGCATCCTAATTTAGCAGAAGAATAG